One Kineococcus radiotolerans SRS30216 = ATCC BAA-149 DNA window includes the following coding sequences:
- a CDS encoding DoxX family protein, translating to MSSNDLSLLALRLGVGGTLVAHGAQKLFGAFGGGGIEGTAGAMHAMGFRPGKRNAVLAGASEAGGGALLVLGLATPVGGASAAAAMVAAAFVHKPNGFFTTSGGFEYPAVLGLVSAALAVSGPGRFSLDAATGHALNKRWTTVLALAGAGAGAYATIKQRQATVAADAQAQEAADAPADGPGTPVAS from the coding sequence GTGAGCTCGAACGACCTCAGCCTGCTCGCCCTGCGACTCGGCGTCGGCGGGACGCTGGTCGCCCACGGCGCCCAGAAGCTCTTCGGCGCCTTCGGCGGCGGCGGCATCGAAGGCACCGCCGGCGCCATGCACGCCATGGGCTTCCGCCCCGGCAAGCGCAACGCCGTGCTGGCCGGCGCCAGCGAGGCCGGTGGCGGGGCGCTGCTCGTCCTCGGCCTGGCCACCCCCGTCGGGGGCGCCTCCGCCGCGGCCGCCATGGTGGCCGCCGCCTTCGTGCACAAGCCGAACGGCTTCTTCACCACCTCCGGCGGCTTCGAGTACCCCGCCGTCCTGGGCCTGGTGTCCGCCGCGCTGGCCGTGAGCGGCCCCGGCCGCTTCAGCCTGGACGCCGCCACGGGCCACGCGCTCAACAAGCGCTGGACGACGGTGCTGGCGCTCGCCGGCGCCGGGGCCGGCGCCTACGCCACCATCAAGCAGCGCCAGGCGACCGTCGCCGCGGACGCGCAGGCCCAGGAAGCGGCCGACGCCCCCGCCGACGGCCCCGGGACGCCCGTCGCCTCCTGA
- a CDS encoding DUF1844 domain-containing protein gives MQSDTTPSDDPSGAAARDIADVPAAELITTTAVHLMSAAAVKCGLAEGPDAEQHLDLAEARILITALAGLVVTSAPDLGGQHARSLRDGLRSLQLAFREASDVPDAPGKGPGERLTGSVV, from the coding sequence ATGCAGTCAGACACCACTCCCAGCGACGACCCCAGCGGCGCCGCGGCCCGCGACATCGCCGACGTCCCCGCCGCCGAGCTCATCACGACGACCGCGGTGCACCTCATGAGCGCCGCCGCGGTGAAGTGCGGGCTGGCCGAGGGGCCCGACGCCGAGCAGCACCTCGACCTCGCCGAGGCCCGCATCCTCATCACCGCCCTCGCCGGTCTCGTCGTCACCTCGGCCCCCGACCTCGGCGGGCAGCACGCGCGCTCCCTGCGCGACGGGCTGCGTTCGCTGCAGCTGGCCTTCCGGGAGGCCTCCGACGTGCCCGACGCCCCGGGCAAGGGACCCGGGGAACGCCTCACGGGCAGCGTGGTCTGA
- the infC gene encoding translation initiation factor IF-3, whose amino-acid sequence MSEPRINDRIRVPEVRLVGPNGEQVGIVRVEDALRLADEAGLDLVEVAPTARPPVCKLMDFGKFKYESDMKAREARKNQSNTILKEIRFRLKIDPHDYATKKGHVERFLKAGDKVKVMIMFRGREQSRPEMGFRLLQRLAEDVSDLGGVESSPRQDGRNMVMVIGPHKKKAEAKAEAKAEERRRKDSESAEAAEQPAAPQPGAAEQPQPTVQPETVAEAAPDETAATAS is encoded by the coding sequence ATCAGCGAGCCCCGCATCAACGACCGCATCCGTGTTCCCGAGGTGCGGCTCGTGGGCCCCAACGGCGAACAGGTCGGCATCGTGCGCGTCGAGGACGCGCTGCGGCTGGCGGACGAAGCAGGCCTCGACCTGGTCGAGGTCGCTCCCACGGCACGGCCTCCGGTCTGCAAGCTCATGGACTTCGGCAAGTTCAAGTACGAGTCCGACATGAAGGCCCGCGAAGCCCGCAAGAACCAGTCGAACACGATCCTCAAGGAGATCCGCTTCCGCCTGAAGATCGACCCGCACGACTACGCCACCAAGAAGGGGCACGTCGAGCGGTTCCTCAAGGCGGGGGACAAGGTCAAGGTGATGATCATGTTCCGCGGTCGCGAGCAGTCCCGCCCCGAGATGGGCTTCCGGCTGCTGCAGCGTCTCGCGGAGGACGTCTCCGACCTGGGTGGCGTGGAGAGTTCGCCCCGCCAGGACGGCCGCAACATGGTGATGGTCATCGGGCCGCACAAGAAGAAGGCCGAGGCCAAGGCCGAGGCGAAGGCCGAGGAGCGCCGCCGCAAGGACTCCGAGAGCGCCGAGGCCGCCGAGCAGCCCGCCGCTCCGCAGCCCGGGGCCGCGGAGCAGCCGCAGCCCACCGTCCAGCCGGAGACCGTGGCCGAGGCCGCGCCGGACGAGACGGCCGCGACCGCGTCCTGA
- the rpmI gene encoding 50S ribosomal protein L35, giving the protein MPKNKTHSGAKKRFRITGSGKVMREQANKRHLLEVKSSKRTRRLSVDQVVSPADVKKIKKLLGR; this is encoded by the coding sequence GTGCCCAAGAACAAGACCCACTCCGGCGCCAAGAAGCGGTTCCGCATCACCGGCTCCGGCAAGGTCATGCGCGAGCAGGCCAACAAGCGCCACCTGCTCGAGGTGAAGTCCAGCAAGCGCACCCGTCGCCTCTCGGTCGACCAGGTCGTCTCGCCCGCGGACGTGAAGAAGATCAAGAAGCTCCTCGGCCGCTGA
- the rplT gene encoding 50S ribosomal protein L20, whose translation MARVKRAVNAQKKRRTVLEQASGYRGQRSRLYRKAKEQVTHSLVYAYRDRKARKGDFRRLWIQRINAAARAEGMTYNRFIQGLKAAEIEVDRRMLAELAVSDPAAFGALVRTAKAALPVAPVAAEGTAA comes from the coding sequence GTGGCCCGCGTGAAGCGCGCAGTCAACGCCCAGAAGAAGCGCCGCACCGTCCTCGAGCAGGCCAGCGGTTACCGCGGCCAGCGCTCGCGGCTGTACCGCAAGGCGAAGGAGCAGGTCACCCACTCCCTCGTCTACGCGTACCGCGACCGCAAGGCCCGCAAGGGCGACTTCCGTCGCCTCTGGATCCAGCGCATCAACGCCGCGGCGCGCGCCGAGGGCATGACGTACAACCGGTTCATCCAGGGCCTCAAGGCCGCGGAGATCGAGGTCGACCGTCGCATGCTCGCCGAGCTCGCCGTCTCCGACCCGGCCGCCTTCGGTGCGCTGGTGCGGACCGCCAAGGCTGCGCTCCCGGTCGCCCCCGTGGCCGCCGAGGGCACCGCCGCCTGA
- a CDS encoding TrmH family RNA methyltransferase: MRSLTGRSARSRHGRFLAEGPQAVREAVAGGAALELYATAEAAQRYPEVLAAAATAGGPRTWLVTDEVLAAMTDTVTPQGLVAVCPTTTSTLDDVLAARPRLVAVLDRVRDPGNAGTVLRAADAAGADAVVLTEGSVDPFNPKCVRSTAGSLFHLPVVVGVPLADAVTALRRAGSTVLAADGEGDLDLDDLADAAARGVVDGVDLRRPTAWVFGNEAAGLDAAGRGLADAVVRVPLHGRAESLNLATAAVVCLYASARAHRRPA, encoded by the coding sequence GTGCGGTCGCTGACCGGGCGTTCGGCGCGTTCGCGCCACGGCCGGTTCCTCGCCGAGGGGCCCCAGGCCGTCCGCGAGGCCGTCGCCGGGGGCGCCGCCCTCGAGCTGTACGCCACCGCCGAGGCCGCGCAGCGCTACCCCGAGGTCCTCGCCGCCGCGGCGACGGCGGGCGGGCCGAGGACGTGGCTCGTCACCGACGAGGTCCTCGCCGCGATGACCGACACCGTGACCCCGCAGGGGCTGGTCGCGGTCTGCCCCACCACCACGAGCACCCTCGACGACGTGCTCGCCGCCCGGCCGCGGCTGGTCGCCGTCCTGGACCGGGTCCGCGACCCCGGCAACGCGGGCACCGTGCTGCGGGCCGCCGACGCCGCCGGCGCCGACGCCGTCGTGCTCACCGAGGGCAGCGTCGACCCCTTCAACCCCAAGTGCGTCCGCTCCACCGCCGGCAGCCTCTTCCACCTGCCCGTGGTCGTGGGCGTCCCGCTCGCCGACGCCGTCACGGCGCTGCGGCGCGCCGGGTCGACCGTGCTGGCGGCGGACGGCGAGGGGGACCTCGACCTCGACGACCTCGCCGACGCCGCCGCGCGGGGCGTCGTCGACGGCGTGGACCTGCGCCGCCCCACGGCCTGGGTCTTCGGCAACGAGGCCGCCGGGCTGGACGCCGCCGGGCGGGGCCTGGCCGACGCCGTCGTCCGCGTCCCCCTGCACGGTCGCGCCGAGAGCCTCAACCTCGCCACGGCCGCCGTCGTCTGCCTGTACGCCAGCGCCCGCGCGCACCGCCGCCCCGCCTGA
- a CDS encoding ATP-binding protein — MPEARGSATAASAAGWLTLPAEGAQQEVPARAPGAPLVLDDLPDGVVVIRSDGSITDLNVAAERLLGRPRAELLGTPLRRAMPLQDTSGRRWWDVLRDGDGPSGVTDSGHGERLLLLPGGTELLVTARFHRAADGSLDQAVLALRTPDERRRAETDTTSLIATVAHELRSPLTSVKQFTASLLRRWDRFSDEQKRLMLSTVQADAERVSRLVGDLLDVARVDAGRLTVHRRPMDLATLVREHVDRLRMAGYDDERFVLTVAGDLPELWADPDRMAQVVTNLVDNAVRHGAGTVAVEVSVLSAAEAAVGDGAGEAIVLTVDDAGEGIPAENRPYVFSKFWHGGARSGTGLGLYVTRGLVEAHGGDIDVSSAPGGGARFTVRLPAGEPAGP, encoded by the coding sequence GTGCCCGAGGCGAGGGGGAGCGCCACGGCCGCGTCAGCGGCCGGTTGGCTCACGCTGCCCGCCGAGGGTGCGCAGCAGGAGGTCCCCGCCCGCGCCCCCGGGGCGCCGCTGGTCCTGGACGACCTCCCCGACGGGGTCGTGGTGATCCGTTCCGACGGTTCCATCACCGATCTCAACGTGGCCGCGGAGCGGCTGCTCGGCCGCCCCCGCGCCGAGCTGCTGGGCACCCCGCTGCGTCGGGCGATGCCGCTGCAGGACACCTCCGGCCGGCGCTGGTGGGACGTCCTGCGCGACGGCGACGGCCCCAGCGGGGTCACCGACAGCGGGCACGGGGAACGCCTCCTGCTGCTGCCGGGGGGGACGGAGCTGCTGGTCACCGCCCGCTTCCACCGCGCCGCCGACGGCAGCCTGGACCAGGCGGTCCTGGCCCTGCGCACCCCCGACGAACGCCGACGCGCCGAGACCGACACCACCAGCCTCATCGCCACCGTGGCCCACGAGCTGCGCTCGCCGCTGACGTCGGTGAAGCAGTTCACCGCCAGCCTGCTGCGCCGCTGGGACCGCTTCAGCGACGAGCAGAAGCGGCTCATGCTCTCCACCGTCCAGGCCGACGCCGAGCGGGTCAGCCGGCTCGTGGGGGACCTGCTCGACGTGGCGCGGGTGGACGCGGGGCGGCTCACCGTCCACCGCCGCCCGATGGACCTCGCGACCCTCGTGCGCGAGCACGTCGACCGGTTGCGGATGGCCGGGTACGACGACGAGCGCTTCGTGCTGACCGTCGCCGGGGACCTGCCGGAGCTGTGGGCCGACCCGGACCGGATGGCCCAGGTCGTGACGAACCTCGTCGACAACGCCGTGCGCCACGGCGCCGGGACGGTGGCGGTGGAGGTGTCGGTGCTGAGCGCGGCCGAGGCGGCGGTGGGCGACGGGGCGGGCGAGGCCATCGTGCTGACCGTCGACGACGCGGGGGAGGGCATCCCCGCGGAGAACCGCCCCTACGTGTTCTCCAAGTTCTGGCACGGCGGGGCGCGCAGCGGCACCGGCCTCGGCCTGTACGTGACGCGCGGTCTGGTCGAGGCCCACGGCGGGGACATCGACGTCTCCTCCGCCCCCGGCGGAGGCGCGCGCTTCACGGTGCGCCTGCCCGCCGGTGAGCCGGCGGGCCCCTGA
- the pheS gene encoding phenylalanine--tRNA ligase subunit alpha: MAQHESDEPDQQPDRPSPVSESAVQSALDAALAAVAAAGDLGELKAARLAHAGDRSPLALANREIAALPGPEKAAAGKRVGQARGRLAQALAARAEVLEAEHTERVLREEVVDVTLPTPRPEAGARHPLPLLMDRVADVFTAMGWEVAEGPEVEAEWFNFDALNFDTDHPARQMQDTFFVADAEGGAGSGLVLRTHTSPVQARSLLSRGVPLYVVCPGKVFRTDELDATHTPVFHQLEGIAVDENLTMAHLKGVLDHFARAMFGDAVETRWRPAFFPFTEPSAELDLRFSLGRDAERGWIEWGGCGMVNPNVLRAAGIDPDRYQGFAFGMGIERTLMFRSGATDMRDMVEGDVRFSRAFGVEDLSASGVAAVLAGGTDPGTATGEGDL, from the coding sequence ATGGCGCAGCACGAGTCGGACGAACCCGACCAGCAGCCCGACCGGCCGTCGCCGGTCTCCGAGTCCGCGGTCCAGTCCGCCCTCGACGCCGCGCTGGCCGCCGTCGCCGCGGCCGGCGACCTCGGCGAGCTGAAGGCCGCCCGCCTGGCCCACGCCGGCGACCGCAGCCCCCTGGCCCTGGCCAACCGCGAGATCGCCGCCCTCCCCGGGCCGGAGAAGGCCGCGGCCGGCAAGCGCGTCGGTCAGGCCCGCGGCCGGCTCGCCCAGGCCCTCGCCGCCCGCGCGGAGGTGCTCGAGGCCGAGCACACCGAGCGGGTGCTGCGCGAGGAGGTCGTCGACGTCACGCTGCCGACGCCGCGCCCCGAGGCCGGGGCCCGCCACCCGCTGCCGCTGCTGATGGACCGCGTCGCCGACGTCTTCACCGCCATGGGCTGGGAGGTCGCCGAGGGTCCCGAGGTCGAGGCCGAGTGGTTCAACTTCGACGCCCTCAACTTCGACACCGACCACCCGGCGCGGCAGATGCAGGACACGTTCTTCGTGGCCGACGCCGAGGGCGGGGCCGGTTCCGGCCTGGTCCTGCGCACGCACACCTCGCCGGTGCAGGCGCGCTCGCTGCTCAGCCGCGGGGTCCCGCTGTACGTGGTCTGCCCGGGGAAGGTGTTCCGCACCGACGAGCTCGACGCGACCCACACCCCGGTCTTCCACCAGCTCGAGGGCATCGCCGTGGACGAGAACCTCACGATGGCCCACCTCAAGGGCGTCCTGGACCACTTCGCCCGGGCGATGTTCGGCGACGCCGTCGAGACCCGCTGGCGACCGGCCTTCTTCCCCTTCACCGAGCCCAGCGCCGAGCTGGACCTGCGCTTCTCCCTGGGCCGCGACGCGGAGCGGGGCTGGATCGAGTGGGGCGGCTGCGGCATGGTCAACCCGAACGTGCTGCGGGCGGCCGGGATCGACCCCGACCGCTACCAGGGCTTCGCCTTCGGGATGGGCATCGAGCGGACGTTGATGTTCCGCAGCGGGGCGACGGACATGCGCGACATGGTGGAGGGTGACGTGCGGTTCAGCCGGGCGTTCGGCGTGGAGGACCTGTCCGCCTCGGGGGTGGCCGCCGTCCTCGCGGGCGGCACCGACCCGGGCACCGCGACGGGGGAGGGGGACCTCTGA
- the pheT gene encoding phenylalanine--tRNA ligase subunit beta has product MRVPLSWLAEHVDLEPGARGVDVAAALVRVGLEEEGLHTAGITGPLVVGRVLDLAKEPQKNGKTINWCHVDVGPEHNGPEGNRGIVCGAHNFVEGDLVVVALPGAVLPGDFAIAARKTYGHVSDGMICSSKELGLGTDHDGIIVLSQFLPGVEVTPGQDALALLGLAEETVEVNVTPDRGYCFSIRGVAREYAHGTRRPVAEVLRDPVAVDVPLPSGPGYPVRLADDAPLRGAVGCDRFVARVVRGVDPTRPSPRFVADRLRQAGMRPISLAVDVTNYVMLATGQPLHAYDLDTLQGELVVRRARAGEELTTLDGVRRTLHPEDLLITDEVPGDPSTSRVLSIAGVMGGASTEVSATTTTVLLEAAHFAAVGVARSARRHRVPSEAAKRNERGTDPTICAQAAELAVRLLVEHGGGTPDPGATDVGGPAARTAITMDAGFPERVVGVRYDAGQVVAALTEIGCEVAVEGTSLTVLPPPWRPDLVGRVHLVEEVARLSGYDEIPSVLPPAPAGTGLTPAQRARRSLARALADDGFVEVLSYPFVAPGVHDAQRIPDGDARRDALRLANPLSEQQPLLRTSLLDSLVEPVRRNVSRGLRDLAVFEVGSVTRPRPATGPAEVLGVEGRPSDEELDRLRAAVPPQPLHVAGVLTGTRRRPGVVGDSFARTAEPAGWADAIDAARTVAASVGVPVAVEAAERAPWHPGRCARITTRQGHTVGYAGELHPGAVAALELPARAAAFELDLDVLLDQVGASPQVDSLSGYPAATQDVALVVDAAVPAASVEAALRSGAGPLLEDVHLFDVYTGAQVGEGRKSLAYALRFRARDRTLTAEEASGARDAAVAEAVSRTGAVQRA; this is encoded by the coding sequence ATGCGCGTCCCGCTGAGCTGGCTCGCCGAGCACGTCGACCTCGAACCCGGCGCGCGCGGCGTCGACGTCGCCGCCGCCCTGGTCCGCGTCGGGCTGGAGGAGGAGGGGCTGCACACCGCCGGGATCACCGGCCCCCTCGTCGTCGGCCGCGTCCTGGACCTGGCGAAGGAGCCGCAGAAGAACGGCAAGACGATCAACTGGTGCCACGTGGACGTCGGCCCGGAGCACAACGGTCCCGAGGGGAACCGCGGGATCGTCTGCGGGGCGCACAACTTCGTCGAGGGTGACCTCGTCGTCGTCGCCCTGCCCGGCGCGGTCCTGCCCGGCGACTTCGCCATCGCCGCCCGCAAGACCTACGGGCACGTCTCCGACGGCATGATCTGCTCGTCGAAGGAGCTCGGCCTGGGCACCGACCACGACGGGATCATCGTCCTGTCGCAGTTCCTGCCCGGGGTGGAGGTGACCCCCGGCCAGGACGCGCTGGCCCTGCTCGGCCTCGCCGAGGAGACCGTCGAGGTCAACGTCACCCCCGACCGCGGCTACTGCTTCAGCATCCGGGGCGTCGCCCGCGAGTACGCCCACGGCACCCGCCGCCCGGTCGCGGAGGTCCTGCGCGACCCGGTCGCCGTCGACGTCCCGCTCCCGAGCGGCCCGGGGTACCCCGTGCGGCTGGCCGACGACGCCCCCCTGCGGGGGGCGGTGGGCTGCGACCGGTTCGTGGCGCGCGTGGTGCGGGGCGTCGACCCGACGCGCCCCTCGCCGCGCTTCGTCGCCGACCGGTTGCGCCAGGCCGGGATGCGGCCGATCTCCCTGGCCGTCGACGTGACCAACTACGTGATGCTGGCCACCGGTCAGCCGCTGCACGCCTACGACCTCGACACCCTCCAGGGCGAGCTCGTGGTGCGGCGGGCCCGGGCGGGGGAGGAGCTCACGACCCTCGACGGGGTGCGGCGCACGCTGCACCCCGAGGACCTGCTCATCACCGACGAGGTCCCCGGGGACCCCTCGACGTCCCGGGTCCTGAGCATCGCGGGCGTCATGGGCGGGGCCTCCACCGAGGTCTCGGCCACGACGACGACCGTCCTGCTGGAGGCCGCGCACTTCGCCGCCGTCGGCGTCGCCCGCAGCGCCCGCCGGCACCGGGTGCCCTCCGAGGCCGCCAAGCGCAACGAGCGCGGCACCGACCCGACGATCTGCGCGCAGGCCGCGGAGCTCGCCGTCCGCCTGCTCGTCGAGCACGGCGGGGGGACCCCGGACCCGGGCGCCACCGACGTCGGCGGCCCCGCCGCCCGCACGGCGATCACGATGGACGCCGGCTTCCCCGAGCGGGTCGTGGGCGTGCGCTACGACGCCGGCCAGGTCGTCGCCGCCCTCACCGAGATCGGCTGCGAGGTCGCCGTGGAGGGGACCTCGCTCACCGTCCTCCCGCCGCCGTGGCGCCCCGACCTGGTGGGCCGCGTGCACCTCGTCGAGGAGGTCGCCCGGCTCTCGGGGTACGACGAGATCCCCTCGGTGCTGCCCCCCGCCCCCGCCGGGACCGGGCTCACCCCGGCGCAGCGGGCCCGGCGCTCGCTGGCCCGGGCGCTGGCCGACGACGGCTTCGTCGAGGTGCTCAGCTACCCCTTCGTCGCCCCCGGGGTGCACGACGCGCAGCGGATCCCCGACGGGGACGCGCGCCGGGACGCCCTGCGGCTGGCCAACCCGCTGTCGGAGCAGCAGCCCCTGCTGCGCACCAGCCTGCTCGATTCGCTGGTGGAACCGGTGCGGCGCAACGTCTCCCGCGGCCTGCGCGACCTGGCCGTGTTCGAGGTGGGGTCGGTCACCCGACCTCGTCCGGCCACGGGGCCGGCGGAGGTGCTCGGGGTCGAGGGGCGTCCCTCCGACGAGGAGCTGGACCGGCTCCGGGCCGCGGTGCCGCCGCAGCCGCTGCACGTGGCGGGGGTCCTGACCGGCACCCGGCGCCGTCCGGGTGTCGTGGGGGACTCCTTCGCCCGCACCGCGGAACCGGCGGGCTGGGCCGACGCGATCGACGCCGCCCGCACGGTGGCGGCCTCCGTCGGGGTGCCCGTGGCGGTCGAGGCGGCCGAACGGGCCCCGTGGCACCCGGGCCGCTGCGCGCGGATCACCACCAGGCAGGGCCACACCGTGGGGTACGCGGGCGAACTGCACCCCGGTGCCGTCGCCGCCCTCGAGCTGCCCGCCCGCGCCGCCGCCTTCGAGCTCGACCTGGACGTCCTGCTCGACCAGGTCGGGGCGAGCCCCCAGGTCGACTCCCTCTCCGGCTACCCGGCCGCGACCCAGGACGTCGCCCTGGTGGTCGACGCCGCGGTGCCCGCGGCGTCCGTGGAGGCGGCGCTGCGGTCGGGGGCGGGTCCGCTGCTGGAGGACGTGCACCTCTTCGACGTCTACACCGGCGCGCAGGTCGGGGAGGGGCGCAAGTCCCTCGCCTACGCCCTGCGGTTCCGCGCCCGGGACCGGACGCTGACCGCGGAGGAGGCCAGCGGCGCCCGCGACGCCGCCGTCGCCGAGGCGGTCTCCCGCACCGGGGCGGTGCAGCGTGCCTGA
- a CDS encoding SDR family NAD(P)-dependent oxidoreductase, producing MPEPTSAAPQCALVTGASRGIGREVALGLAAAGFVVGVTGRDARSLDGLVEEITAAGGWAVATAFDVTDAGAVAAGVRALEQELGGFDLLVQSHGRIESDEVPPWEADLGQVRAVLEANVLGAFHVVRAVVPGMVARGSGRVVDLSSGAASSDSGIHAAYGASKAALFRLGGAIAAAGAAHGVRAFELSPGVVRTAMATGMGQHAERTEWTDPADVVAMVLAIAAGELDGWSGRYLRVGVDTPGSLLAAEATRSPRGRRLVVEPYGEDDPLHP from the coding sequence GTGCCTGAGCCCACCTCCGCCGCACCGCAGTGCGCGCTGGTGACCGGAGCGAGTCGGGGCATCGGCCGCGAGGTCGCGCTCGGCCTGGCGGCGGCCGGGTTCGTCGTGGGGGTGACCGGGCGCGACGCCCGTTCCCTCGACGGGCTCGTCGAGGAGATCACCGCGGCCGGCGGGTGGGCGGTCGCGACGGCCTTCGACGTCACCGACGCCGGGGCCGTCGCCGCCGGGGTCCGGGCGCTGGAGCAGGAGCTGGGCGGTTTCGACCTGCTGGTCCAGTCGCACGGGCGCATCGAGAGCGACGAGGTGCCGCCGTGGGAGGCCGACCTCGGGCAGGTCCGGGCCGTGCTGGAGGCCAACGTCCTGGGGGCCTTCCACGTCGTCCGGGCGGTGGTCCCGGGGATGGTCGCGCGCGGGTCGGGGCGCGTGGTGGACCTGAGCTCGGGGGCGGCGTCCTCGGACAGCGGGATCCACGCCGCCTACGGCGCCAGCAAGGCCGCGCTGTTCCGCCTCGGCGGGGCGATCGCGGCCGCCGGCGCCGCGCACGGGGTCCGGGCCTTCGAGCTCTCCCCCGGGGTGGTGCGCACCGCGATGGCGACGGGCATGGGCCAGCACGCCGAGCGCACGGAGTGGACCGACCCGGCCGACGTCGTCGCGATGGTCCTGGCCATCGCGGCCGGCGAGCTGGACGGGTGGTCGGGGCGCTACCTGCGGGTCGGGGTGGACACCCCCGGGTCGCTGCTGGCCGCGGAGGCCACGCGCTCCCCCCGCGGCCGGCGGCTGGTTGTGGAGCCCTACGGCGAGGACGACCCGCTCCACCCCTGA
- the argC gene encoding N-acetyl-gamma-glutamyl-phosphate reductase, protein MEPGKRLSVAVAGASGYAGGEVLRVLLDHPHVEIGALTGASNAGTPLGALQPHLPPLADRVLQPTTTEVLAGHDVVFLALPHGASAEVAAELGDDVLVVDLGADHRLTDPARWAEFYGGTHAGTWPYGLPELPLAGGGTQRENLVGTRRIAVPGCYPTAVSLALAPGLAAGLLEPADVVVVAASGTSGAGKSLKPHLLGAEVMGSMSPYGVGGGHRHTPEIEQNLALSAGVPVQVSFTPTLAPMSRGILATCTARLAPGAAAGDVRAAWERAYAAEPFVHLLPEGRWPSTASVLGGNSCAMQLAVDERAGRVLVVAAIDNLVKGTAGGAVQSVNIALGLPEGTGLTAAGVAP, encoded by the coding sequence ATGGAACCGGGGAAGCGGCTGTCGGTCGCCGTCGCAGGAGCCAGCGGCTACGCCGGCGGCGAGGTCCTGCGCGTGCTGCTGGACCACCCGCACGTCGAGATCGGCGCCCTCACCGGCGCCTCCAACGCGGGAACCCCCCTCGGCGCCCTGCAGCCGCACCTGCCGCCGCTGGCCGACCGCGTCCTGCAGCCCACCACCACCGAGGTCCTCGCCGGCCACGACGTCGTCTTCCTCGCCCTGCCGCACGGCGCCTCGGCCGAGGTCGCCGCCGAGCTCGGGGACGACGTCCTCGTCGTCGACCTCGGCGCCGACCACCGCCTCACCGACCCCGCCCGCTGGGCGGAGTTCTACGGCGGCACCCACGCCGGGACCTGGCCCTACGGCCTGCCCGAGCTGCCGCTCGCCGGGGGCGGGACCCAGCGGGAGAACCTCGTCGGCACCCGCCGCATCGCGGTCCCCGGGTGCTACCCGACCGCGGTCAGCCTGGCCCTGGCCCCGGGTCTGGCCGCCGGCCTGCTGGAACCCGCCGACGTGGTCGTCGTGGCCGCCTCGGGGACCTCCGGGGCCGGCAAGAGCCTCAAGCCGCACCTGCTGGGGGCAGAGGTCATGGGCTCGATGAGCCCCTACGGCGTCGGCGGCGGGCACCGTCACACCCCCGAGATCGAGCAGAACCTCGCCCTGTCCGCGGGGGTGCCCGTGCAGGTGTCCTTCACCCCCACCCTGGCCCCGATGTCCCGCGGGATCCTGGCCACCTGCACCGCCCGGCTCGCCCCCGGCGCCGCCGCCGGCGACGTGCGGGCCGCCTGGGAACGGGCCTACGCCGCCGAACCCTTCGTGCACCTGCTCCCCGAGGGGCGGTGGCCGTCCACGGCGTCGGTCCTGGGGGGCAACTCGTGCGCGATGCAGCTCGCCGTCGACGAGCGCGCCGGCCGCGTCCTCGTCGTCGCCGCCATCGACAACCTCGTCAAGGGAACCGCCGGAGGAGCCGTGCAATCGGTGAACATCGCCCTCGGACTGCCGGAGGGCACCGGGCTGACCGCCGCGGGGGTCGCCCCGTGA